A single window of Pseudarthrobacter psychrotolerans DNA harbors:
- a CDS encoding HU family DNA-binding protein encodes MAKNRSELVSEVAGKAGTSQAAVNSVLDALFEVFETSVAAGEKITIPGWLAVERTDRAARTGRNPQTGETIQIAAGHSVKLTAGSKLKAAVAKKK; translated from the coding sequence ATGGCTAAGAACCGTAGTGAACTTGTTTCAGAGGTAGCAGGCAAGGCCGGCACCAGCCAGGCAGCCGTCAACTCCGTCCTCGATGCGCTGTTCGAGGTTTTCGAGACTTCCGTCGCTGCCGGCGAGAAGATCACCATCCCGGGCTGGCTCGCAGTTGAGCGCACCGACCGTGCAGCCCGCACTGGCCGCAACCCGCAGACCGGCGAGACCATCCAGATTGCAGCAGGCCACAGCGTCAAGCTGACCGCCGGCTCCAAGCTGAAGGCTGCAGTCGCCAAGAAGAAGTAA
- a CDS encoding IS256 family transposase yields the protein MAATLEAVPSTKTAEKKTEISEADAARELVRMAKEQGLSLTGPDGLLKQLTKTVIETALDEEMTEHLGYEKHDTAGKQTGNSRNGVRPKTVLTETTGPVEVDVPRDREGTFEPVIVKKRQRRLTGVDEMVLSLYAKGLTTGEISAHFAEIYGASVSKETVSRITDRVLEEMAAWQNRPLDEVYAAIFIDAIVVKIRDGQVANRPVYAAIGVTLDGEKDILGLWAGTGGEGAKFWMSVLTDIKNRGVKDTFFLVCDGLKGLPEVVTNVWPLTTVQTCIIHLIRNTFRLASKKDWDALKRDVKPIYTAVNAAAARAAFEELTERWGKKYGAIVRLWENAWEEFIPFLDYDVEIRRVICSTNAIESLNARYRRAVKARGHFPTEQAALKCLYLVTRSLDPTGAGKTRWAVRWKPALNAFAITFSDRFPAAESY from the coding sequence ATGGCCGCAACACTTGAGGCTGTGCCGAGTACGAAAACCGCTGAGAAGAAGACAGAAATATCCGAGGCCGACGCTGCCCGTGAGCTGGTCAGAATGGCGAAGGAACAGGGCCTGTCCCTGACCGGTCCTGACGGTCTGCTCAAGCAGCTGACCAAGACCGTGATCGAGACCGCGCTCGATGAGGAAATGACCGAGCATCTCGGATATGAAAAGCACGATACGGCCGGTAAGCAGACCGGCAACTCCCGCAACGGGGTGCGCCCGAAAACGGTGTTGACGGAGACCACCGGCCCCGTGGAGGTGGACGTGCCGAGGGACCGGGAAGGAACGTTCGAGCCGGTCATCGTCAAGAAGCGCCAGCGCCGCCTGACCGGGGTCGATGAGATGGTCCTCTCGCTCTACGCCAAGGGCCTGACCACCGGGGAAATCAGCGCGCACTTCGCCGAGATCTACGGTGCGTCGGTGTCGAAGGAGACGGTCTCGCGGATCACCGACAGGGTGCTCGAGGAGATGGCCGCGTGGCAGAACCGGCCGCTGGATGAGGTCTACGCGGCGATCTTCATCGACGCCATCGTCGTCAAGATCCGGGACGGGCAGGTCGCCAACCGGCCCGTCTACGCCGCGATCGGGGTCACCCTCGACGGTGAGAAGGACATCCTGGGGCTGTGGGCCGGGACCGGCGGGGAGGGCGCGAAGTTCTGGATGAGCGTGCTCACCGACATCAAGAACCGCGGCGTCAAAGACACCTTCTTCCTGGTCTGCGACGGCCTCAAAGGCCTGCCCGAAGTCGTCACCAACGTCTGGCCGCTGACGACCGTGCAGACCTGCATCATTCACCTGATCCGGAATACCTTCCGGCTGGCCTCGAAGAAGGACTGGGACGCGCTCAAACGCGATGTGAAGCCCATCTACACCGCTGTGAATGCTGCGGCGGCCAGAGCGGCTTTCGAGGAGCTCACGGAGCGCTGGGGCAAGAAATACGGGGCGATCGTGCGGCTCTGGGAGAACGCATGGGAGGAATTCATCCCGTTCCTGGACTACGACGTGGAAATCCGGCGCGTGATCTGCTCGACCAACGCGATCGAATCCCTCAACGCCAGGTACCGGCGCGCCGTGAAGGCCCGGGGTCATTTCCCCACCGAACAGGCTGCGCTAAAGTGCCTCTATCTGGTCACCCGATCCCTCGATCCGACCGGTGCCGGCAAGACCAGATGGGCCGTGCGTTGGAAGCCCGCTTTGAACGCCTTCGCCATCACCTTCAGCGACCGATTCCCGGCCGCCGAAAGCTACTAA
- a CDS encoding class I SAM-dependent methyltransferase produces the protein MTDAEVEIAYSKRAAEYIARFGSVESTHPADRKLVAEWVAPLVGPVLDVGCGPGHWTKFLADQGAAVEGIDLVPAFINQAEATYPGIPFRVASLTSLGVPERYASGILAWYSLIHFAPDQVPSVLRELARRLTPGGLLLLGLFEGDQIARFPHAVTPAYSWPVGDLTMMLSAAGFETISHQRRTDPGHRPHAAISARLSRS, from the coding sequence ATGACGGATGCCGAGGTCGAGATCGCGTACTCAAAGAGAGCAGCCGAGTACATTGCCAGATTTGGGTCGGTCGAGTCCACGCATCCGGCTGACCGGAAACTCGTAGCTGAGTGGGTCGCACCTCTCGTGGGGCCAGTGCTGGACGTAGGATGCGGGCCCGGCCATTGGACCAAATTCCTCGCGGACCAAGGGGCCGCGGTCGAAGGAATCGATTTGGTGCCGGCGTTCATCAATCAAGCAGAAGCAACCTACCCCGGCATCCCATTCCGGGTCGCCTCCCTCACGAGTCTCGGAGTTCCCGAACGATATGCCTCCGGCATTCTGGCTTGGTACTCGCTAATCCACTTTGCACCCGACCAGGTTCCATCCGTTCTCCGGGAGCTGGCACGGCGCCTGACTCCTGGCGGGCTTCTCCTACTAGGTCTGTTTGAAGGTGACCAAATCGCGAGATTTCCACACGCTGTCACGCCTGCATACTCCTGGCCCGTGGGGGACCTAACCATGATGCTTAGTGCCGCCGGCTTCGAAACCATCTCGCATCAAAGGCGAACTGATCCTGGTCATCGGCCTCATGCCGCTATCAGCGCACGACTGAGCCGTTCTTAG
- a CDS encoding ABC transporter substrate-binding protein → MKKAGLLLKRAVPAVAGAAAAALLLAGCGGASVNQVAAATGAAEAPCGSVNVAMNAWVGYTANAAVYSYVAKNKLGCTVVQKDLNEQIAWQGFASGEVDVVMENWGHDDLVKQYITDQKVAVDAGPTGNEGHIGWYVPPWMAEKYPDITDGKNLNKYASMFATSESGGKGQVLDGDPAFVTNDEALVKNLNLDYKVVFSGSEAALIQSFRTAQQNKTALLGYFYEPQWFLSEVPLKKVNLPEWTEGCDAEAEKVACDYPKYTLNKIISKKFEEGGSPAAKLATAFKWTNEDQNSVATDIQGGMTPEAAAKKWVDAHQDAVNAWLH, encoded by the coding sequence ATGAAAAAAGCTGGACTGCTGTTGAAACGAGCTGTCCCAGCGGTGGCTGGAGCTGCTGCTGCCGCCCTGCTCCTGGCAGGTTGCGGCGGCGCCTCGGTGAACCAGGTGGCTGCTGCCACCGGTGCCGCCGAAGCGCCCTGCGGAAGTGTTAATGTCGCGATGAACGCTTGGGTGGGGTATACGGCAAATGCCGCTGTGTACAGCTACGTGGCGAAGAACAAGCTTGGCTGCACCGTGGTCCAGAAGGACCTGAACGAGCAGATCGCCTGGCAGGGTTTTGCCTCTGGCGAGGTGGACGTCGTCATGGAAAACTGGGGCCACGATGATCTGGTGAAGCAGTACATTACGGATCAGAAAGTGGCTGTCGACGCCGGCCCCACCGGCAACGAAGGCCACATCGGCTGGTACGTGCCGCCATGGATGGCAGAAAAGTACCCGGACATCACCGACGGCAAGAACCTGAACAAGTACGCCTCCATGTTCGCCACCTCAGAGTCCGGCGGAAAGGGGCAGGTCCTCGACGGCGATCCCGCCTTCGTTACCAACGACGAGGCCCTCGTGAAGAACCTGAACCTGGACTACAAGGTGGTGTTCTCCGGTTCGGAGGCCGCCCTGATCCAGTCGTTCCGGACGGCACAGCAGAACAAGACGGCGCTCCTTGGCTACTTCTACGAGCCGCAGTGGTTCCTGTCCGAAGTGCCGCTCAAGAAGGTCAACCTGCCGGAGTGGACCGAAGGCTGCGACGCCGAGGCGGAGAAGGTGGCCTGCGACTACCCGAAGTACACGCTGAACAAGATCATTTCCAAGAAGTTCGAGGAGGGCGGCTCACCTGCAGCCAAACTGGCCACGGCGTTCAAATGGACCAACGAGGACCAGAACTCCGTTGCCACGGACATCCAGGGCGGCATGACGCCTGAAGCCGCGGCCAAGAAGTGGGTGGATGCCCACCAGGACGCTGTGAACGCCTGGCTCCACTAA
- a CDS encoding cytochrome c oxidase assembly protein, producing the protein MPSAAKSRPAAPQPGPVGGASARGGGVLGISRPWQLAGLAALFLGLTAALLFSGASAAREVSDPGALVRWGLPVSKAIHNVALATVIGGLIFAVGILPRSAGPRSRNHNGDAPEHPAFARALAIAAAAGAAWTLSAVAVLVLTYSDVAGQAVGGDAEFTRALVYFMTDIDTGRAWLTVTIIAAVVTTALFGVRSLGGLALTLILALAGLVPAALIGHSSSSSDHEGAINSLGLHLVGVSAWVGGIIVLALLSGILTGSKPGAAADITEPTLRRFSSLAGFAFVLVLASGVINASIRITNWGDLFGSPYGQLILAKSTATLVLGGIGLMHRQWVIPQLGRKGSAMSSRRVLWQLVLAELLVMGATSGVAVALSRSAPPQPTTFAPDASPAFILTGYELPPELTPERWLTEWRFDWLWVAVVLFGLVAYFLGVAKVLRRGDKWQWFRAVNWVIGLLVLTFITSGPPSVYGRVLFSAHMVDHMALTMVAPIFLVLGAPVTLALRALPARGDGSRGTREWLLVFIHSKFSQLVTHPIFAAANFAGSIVLFYFSDAFDFAMRDHVGHELMIVHFSLTGYIFILSMIGTDPLPRRAPYPMRLLLLLATMGFHAFFGVAVMGGTSLLAADYFGNLGRAWGPSALLDQQMGGAVAWGIGEVPTLLVAIGVAIMWSRSDERETRRTDRAADRNNDADLTAYNDMFAKLAERDARLAERNSKLEGR; encoded by the coding sequence GTGCCTTCTGCAGCAAAATCCCGTCCCGCAGCACCCCAGCCAGGCCCCGTCGGGGGCGCCTCGGCCCGGGGTGGCGGCGTCCTGGGGATTTCCCGGCCCTGGCAGCTCGCGGGCCTCGCAGCCCTCTTCCTGGGACTGACGGCGGCGCTCCTCTTCTCCGGCGCTTCCGCGGCTCGTGAGGTCTCTGACCCGGGAGCCTTGGTCCGCTGGGGGCTTCCCGTCAGCAAGGCCATCCACAACGTGGCGCTGGCGACGGTGATCGGCGGACTGATCTTCGCCGTCGGCATCCTTCCAAGATCTGCGGGACCCCGCTCCCGGAACCACAACGGCGACGCTCCGGAACATCCGGCCTTCGCCCGGGCCCTGGCCATTGCTGCCGCTGCGGGTGCTGCCTGGACGCTGTCAGCGGTGGCCGTGCTGGTCCTCACCTACTCAGACGTTGCCGGCCAGGCCGTCGGTGGGGACGCCGAGTTCACCCGCGCCCTGGTGTACTTCATGACGGACATCGACACCGGCCGGGCATGGCTGACAGTGACCATCATCGCGGCTGTGGTGACCACCGCGCTGTTCGGTGTCAGATCCCTTGGCGGACTGGCGCTCACGCTGATCCTGGCGCTTGCCGGGCTGGTTCCCGCCGCTCTGATCGGCCACTCCTCAAGCTCATCGGACCACGAAGGCGCCATCAACTCCCTGGGCCTGCACCTTGTGGGCGTCAGCGCTTGGGTTGGCGGCATCATCGTCCTGGCGCTGCTGTCCGGAATCCTTACCGGCTCGAAGCCCGGGGCCGCCGCCGACATCACGGAACCGACGCTGCGGCGTTTCTCCTCCCTGGCCGGCTTTGCGTTTGTGCTCGTCCTTGCCTCAGGCGTCATCAATGCCAGCATCCGCATTACCAACTGGGGTGACCTCTTTGGTTCCCCTTACGGCCAACTGATCCTTGCGAAGTCGACGGCCACCTTGGTCCTTGGCGGGATCGGTTTGATGCACCGGCAATGGGTCATCCCCCAGCTTGGCCGCAAAGGCTCGGCAATGTCTTCACGCCGCGTGCTGTGGCAGCTGGTGCTCGCGGAACTCCTCGTTATGGGAGCCACCTCCGGCGTCGCCGTCGCCCTGAGCCGGTCGGCCCCGCCGCAGCCCACCACGTTTGCGCCGGACGCGTCGCCGGCCTTCATTCTCACCGGCTACGAGCTGCCGCCTGAACTGACTCCGGAGCGCTGGCTGACGGAATGGCGCTTTGACTGGCTCTGGGTGGCCGTGGTTCTCTTCGGGCTGGTGGCCTACTTCCTGGGCGTCGCCAAGGTGCTTCGACGCGGCGACAAGTGGCAGTGGTTCCGGGCCGTGAACTGGGTGATCGGCCTCCTGGTGCTGACCTTCATTACGTCAGGGCCGCCGTCGGTCTATGGCAGGGTCCTCTTCTCCGCGCACATGGTGGACCACATGGCGCTGACCATGGTGGCACCCATCTTCCTGGTGCTCGGCGCCCCGGTGACGCTGGCCCTGCGGGCCTTGCCTGCCCGCGGCGACGGCTCCCGTGGGACGCGCGAGTGGCTGCTCGTGTTTATCCACTCCAAGTTCTCGCAACTGGTCACGCACCCCATCTTCGCGGCGGCCAATTTCGCGGGCTCCATCGTGCTGTTCTACTTCTCGGATGCCTTCGATTTCGCCATGCGGGACCACGTGGGCCACGAGCTTATGATCGTGCACTTCTCGCTCACGGGTTACATCTTCATCCTGAGCATGATCGGCACGGACCCGTTGCCCCGCCGCGCACCCTATCCCATGCGCCTGCTCCTGCTGCTGGCGACCATGGGCTTCCACGCGTTCTTCGGCGTCGCCGTCATGGGCGGCACCAGCCTGCTGGCGGCCGACTACTTCGGCAACCTGGGCCGCGCCTGGGGGCCCTCCGCCCTCCTGGACCAGCAAATGGGCGGGGCCGTGGCTTGGGGCATCGGCGAAGTGCCCACCCTCCTGGTGGCCATCGGCGTCGCCATCATGTGGTCCCGCTCCGATGAACGGGAGACCCGCCGCACCGATCGGGCAGCGGACAGGAATAACGACGCCGATCTCACCGCTTACAACGATATGTTTGCCAAATTGGCCGAACGCGATGCCAGATTGGCTGAACGCAACTCAAAGCTGGAAGGACGCTGA
- a CDS encoding NHL domain-containing thioredoxin family protein codes for MSETVRTQLRVRASELVGRNWLNTGGKSLDLEALRGKIVLLDFWTFCCINCLHVLDELRPLEEQYSDVLVTVGVHSPKFEHEADPVALAAAVERYEIHHPVLDDPELETWKAYTARAWPTLVVIDPEGYIVAHLSGEGHADGLAVLIPELIAEHEAKGTLHRGSGPYVAPEATSGTLRFPGKALFLPAGRGSAVQGSPGPGSAGRGSGAQGTSDGGTPAAADTATGGSWLVTDTGHHRLVELGNDFQTVLRTFGSGTKGHADGPAAAVDSVQPTARFNEPQGLVLLPEGVAATAGYDVVIADSVNHRLRGLSLADGTATTIVGNGVQRLLETGPARVDEDAAGFTGQLSEHPLEVSLSSPWDVVWSTKLNAVVIAMAGTHQIFSFEPLTGAVAIIAGNGLEGLLDGPAHEAWFAQPSGLAEDADGNIWVADSETSALRKLIIDDGGTVTVETAVGKGLFDFGFRDGPASEARLQHPLGVTVLPDGSIAIADTYNGAVRRYDPAAGTVSTLARGLSEPSDVIVDHTHAAGSEPLLVVVEANKHQLVYVPIPKEAQQVDEGAAQTHRPKSPVAPGLLELTVRFTAPTGQKLDDRWGDPTQLKISSTPPELLVAGGGTSVGLLRTLELASGIPEGVLHITARAAACDGPEDADGEIPDHAACHLYQQDWGIPVLLTDDGDTELVLDLRGMD; via the coding sequence ATGAGCGAAACCGTACGCACCCAACTCCGGGTCCGCGCCTCCGAACTGGTGGGCCGCAACTGGCTCAACACCGGCGGCAAATCGCTGGACCTCGAAGCACTGCGCGGCAAAATTGTGCTGCTCGACTTCTGGACTTTCTGCTGCATCAACTGCCTGCACGTCCTCGATGAGCTGCGCCCGCTCGAGGAACAGTACTCCGACGTCCTGGTCACGGTGGGTGTCCACTCGCCCAAGTTTGAACACGAAGCAGATCCCGTGGCCCTGGCCGCCGCCGTGGAACGCTACGAGATCCACCACCCCGTCCTGGACGATCCCGAGCTGGAGACGTGGAAGGCCTACACAGCGCGCGCGTGGCCCACGCTGGTAGTCATCGACCCCGAGGGCTACATCGTGGCGCACCTGTCCGGTGAAGGCCACGCCGACGGCCTGGCCGTGCTCATCCCCGAGCTGATCGCCGAGCACGAGGCCAAGGGCACGCTGCACCGCGGCTCCGGCCCGTACGTGGCGCCGGAAGCCACATCGGGCACGCTGCGCTTCCCCGGCAAGGCACTGTTCCTGCCGGCCGGGCGCGGTTCAGCCGTGCAGGGTTCACCTGGGCCTGGTTCCGCCGGGCGCGGATCAGGTGCGCAGGGTACGTCCGACGGCGGGACTCCGGCTGCCGCGGATACCGCCACCGGGGGTTCCTGGCTGGTAACCGACACGGGCCACCACCGTCTTGTGGAGCTGGGCAACGACTTCCAGACGGTGCTGCGCACCTTCGGCTCCGGGACCAAGGGCCACGCTGACGGCCCGGCCGCCGCCGTCGACTCCGTCCAGCCGACCGCACGGTTCAACGAGCCGCAGGGCCTGGTGCTGCTTCCGGAAGGGGTGGCAGCGACGGCGGGCTACGACGTCGTGATTGCAGACTCCGTCAACCACCGCCTCCGGGGACTCTCGCTCGCGGACGGAACAGCCACGACGATTGTTGGCAACGGCGTGCAGCGACTGCTGGAAACCGGCCCCGCGCGGGTGGACGAAGACGCTGCCGGCTTCACGGGCCAGCTCAGCGAGCACCCGCTGGAAGTGTCCCTCAGCTCGCCGTGGGACGTCGTCTGGTCCACCAAGCTGAACGCCGTGGTGATCGCCATGGCCGGCACGCATCAGATCTTCAGCTTCGAGCCCCTCACCGGCGCCGTGGCAATTATCGCCGGCAACGGCCTGGAAGGCCTCCTGGACGGCCCCGCCCACGAAGCCTGGTTCGCGCAGCCCTCCGGCCTGGCCGAGGACGCCGACGGCAACATCTGGGTGGCGGACTCCGAAACCTCCGCCCTCCGCAAGCTGATCATTGACGACGGCGGCACGGTCACCGTGGAGACTGCCGTGGGCAAGGGCCTGTTCGACTTCGGCTTCCGCGACGGCCCCGCGTCCGAGGCGCGCCTCCAGCACCCGCTCGGCGTCACGGTCCTGCCTGACGGTTCCATTGCCATTGCCGACACCTACAACGGTGCCGTGCGGCGCTACGACCCCGCTGCGGGGACTGTTTCCACGCTGGCCCGCGGACTCTCGGAGCCCTCCGACGTGATTGTGGACCACACGCACGCCGCAGGCTCCGAGCCGCTACTGGTAGTGGTGGAGGCCAACAAGCACCAGCTGGTCTACGTGCCCATCCCCAAGGAAGCCCAGCAGGTGGACGAGGGCGCCGCCCAGACGCACCGGCCCAAGAGCCCGGTAGCCCCCGGACTGCTCGAGCTGACCGTACGTTTCACCGCGCCCACCGGGCAGAAGCTCGACGACCGCTGGGGCGATCCCACGCAGCTGAAGATCTCCTCCACCCCGCCGGAGCTGCTTGTTGCCGGCGGCGGAACCTCGGTGGGCCTGCTCCGCACGCTGGAGCTGGCTTCCGGCATTCCGGAGGGCGTCCTGCACATCACCGCCCGCGCCGCGGCCTGCGACGGCCCGGAGGATGCGGACGGCGAGATCCCGGACCACGCCGCCTGTCACCTGTACCAGCAGGACTGGGGCATCCCGGTTCTCCTGACGGACGACGGCGACACCGAGTTGGTCCTGGACCTGCGCGGAATGGACTGA
- a CDS encoding IS3 family transposase (programmed frameshift), protein MSSPVLSAVREDSAVNSSNSSGPRAGGPRPRRSFTPVQKLEFLAAYENACETNAGGAFLRTEGLYSSQMTEWRRLRDAGVLAGKKAGDSIGKLSAEQAENARLRRQLEVSEGRLKQTEAALELNGKTTGVLRERLRGYAGRAPVQETLMATYRSMLDLRIPTRRAASLTGVSRTTANRKPAPPRDQMAVVPQNKLSAAERAGILAALNSPEFVDLAPMQVYAKLLDQGIYLGSLSTFYRVPEENRMVKERRRLAKHPPRAVPELVATAPGQVYTWDITKLAGPVKGKYFDCYMMVDIHSRFIVGAHVHATESGALAVEMMKGIFGIHGIPQVVHADRGTSMTSKTVAALLSDLEVTRSHSRPRVSNDNPYSESIFKTLKYGPEFPERFASVHDAGAFISSFVDWYNHHHQHSGIGFHTPANVHYGHAAGVARERSETLAAARTKHPERFTTTTDPKILALPGPAWINQPKEITEQSAA, encoded by the exons ATGTCCAGTCCAGTTTTGAGTGCAGTACGCGAAGATAGTGCTGTGAATAGTAGTAATTCTTCCGGGCCGCGGGCCGGTGGTCCGCGGCCGCGCCGGTCGTTCACTCCGGTCCAGAAGCTCGAGTTCCTCGCCGCCTACGAGAACGCGTGTGAGACCAATGCCGGCGGCGCTTTCCTGCGCACGGAGGGCCTGTATTCGTCGCAGATGACCGAGTGGCGGCGGCTGCGTGACGCCGGTGTCCTGGCCGGGAAGAAGGCTGGGGATTCGATCGGGAAACTCTCGGCGGAGCAGGCTGAGAACGCGCGTTTGCGCCGCCAGTTAGAGGTGAGTGAGGGCCGGTTGAAGCAGACCGAGGCAGCCTTGGAGCTGA ATGGGAAAACTACAGGCGTTCTTAGAGAGCGCCTCAGAGGATATGCCGGACGGGCCCCGGTCCAAGAAACGCTGATGGCCACGTACCGGTCGATGCTGGACCTAAGGATCCCTACGCGCCGGGCAGCATCATTGACCGGTGTTTCCCGGACGACCGCGAACCGGAAACCGGCCCCGCCGCGGGACCAGATGGCGGTGGTGCCGCAGAACAAACTCAGCGCCGCTGAGCGGGCCGGGATTCTGGCGGCGCTGAACTCGCCGGAGTTCGTGGACCTGGCCCCCATGCAGGTCTATGCGAAGCTGCTGGATCAGGGGATCTATCTGGGGTCCCTGTCGACTTTTTACCGGGTGCCGGAGGAAAACCGGATGGTCAAGGAGCGCCGCCGGCTGGCCAAGCACCCGCCCCGGGCAGTTCCTGAACTGGTCGCCACCGCCCCGGGACAGGTCTACACGTGGGATATTACAAAGCTCGCGGGCCCGGTCAAGGGGAAGTATTTTGACTGCTACATGATGGTGGATATCCATTCCAGGTTCATCGTCGGCGCGCACGTCCACGCCACCGAATCGGGGGCATTGGCCGTGGAAATGATGAAGGGAATCTTCGGAATCCACGGCATCCCCCAGGTCGTGCACGCGGACCGGGGAACATCCATGACCTCCAAAACCGTCGCGGCGCTGCTCTCGGATCTGGAGGTCACCCGGTCCCACTCCAGGCCCCGCGTGAGCAATGATAATCCCTACAGTGAGTCGATTTTCAAGACCCTGAAATACGGTCCGGAATTCCCGGAACGCTTCGCCTCAGTCCACGACGCCGGAGCATTTATCAGCAGTTTCGTGGACTGGTACAACCATCATCACCAGCACTCCGGCATCGGCTTCCACACCCCCGCGAACGTCCACTACGGCCACGCCGCCGGCGTCGCCAGGGAACGCTCGGAAACCCTCGCTGCAGCCCGCACGAAACACCCCGAACGATTCACGACAACCACTGATCCCAAAATTCTCGCGCTCCCAGGACCAGCGTGGATCAACCAACCCAAGGAAATCACCGAACAGTCAGCCGCCTAA
- a CDS encoding DUF559 domain-containing protein: MDVQKALQLCRGAARRPALGRLGIDDDASLRRAVRGGQLLQPDRGLYALPTAPAELVGLLRSRQLLTCASAAPHHGLWALPSSGVLHVHHRRAGAVTGSVVHHAGLLLPPQFERPVAALADVLIHALRCLPLAESLVMVECAVQRGDMTVDFLKARLPGRRNGPAHEVLRWVDRGADSLLETLARTYFRQTGIRVETKAYLERVGQVDLPLEGWLVVELDGRHHAEWTQVKKDHRRNNESVVQGYTALRYYYADVVYSPADMVGQVLSVPARGR, translated from the coding sequence ATGGATGTGCAGAAAGCCCTGCAACTTTGCCGCGGAGCAGCCAGGCGCCCGGCGCTGGGCAGGCTGGGAATCGATGATGATGCGTCGTTGCGCCGGGCTGTCCGGGGCGGGCAGCTCCTCCAGCCGGACCGCGGGCTGTATGCCCTCCCGACGGCACCGGCAGAGCTTGTGGGTCTGTTGCGCAGCCGCCAACTCCTGACGTGCGCCAGCGCCGCTCCCCACCATGGGTTGTGGGCGCTGCCGTCGTCGGGTGTACTGCATGTGCACCACCGGCGAGCCGGTGCGGTCACCGGCAGCGTGGTTCACCATGCTGGCCTGTTGCTGCCGCCCCAGTTCGAAAGGCCGGTAGCCGCACTGGCCGATGTCCTTATCCACGCGCTGAGGTGTCTGCCCCTGGCAGAGTCCTTGGTGATGGTGGAATGTGCCGTTCAGCGGGGAGACATGACCGTGGACTTTCTGAAGGCCCGGCTGCCAGGAAGGCGGAACGGCCCTGCTCATGAGGTCCTGAGGTGGGTGGACCGGGGTGCTGACTCGCTTCTGGAAACCTTGGCTCGGACCTACTTCCGGCAGACCGGGATCCGCGTGGAAACCAAGGCCTACCTTGAGCGTGTGGGCCAGGTTGATCTTCCATTGGAGGGCTGGCTGGTGGTGGAGCTGGACGGCCGGCATCATGCTGAGTGGACCCAGGTGAAGAAGGACCACCGCCGGAACAACGAGTCGGTAGTCCAGGGCTACACCGCGCTCCGGTACTACTACGCGGATGTTGTTTACTCGCCGGCGGACATGGTGGGGCAGGTCCTGTCAGTCCCCGCGCGGGGGCGATAG
- a CDS encoding transcription initiation protein: MTKYLISFPGEDRVFPGEDFEAVLEATHVVIDEAKAACVYVFGDGIDEDVNPVLVAGDGTVTKGRYLGHKVHNGGYTVLELASGEAALEWAAKIAVACRCSQEVRQFQYDPAS, translated from the coding sequence ATGACGAAGTACCTGATCTCGTTCCCCGGTGAGGACAGGGTGTTCCCGGGGGAGGACTTCGAGGCGGTGCTCGAAGCCACGCATGTCGTCATCGACGAGGCCAAGGCGGCGTGCGTGTACGTCTTCGGCGACGGAATCGATGAGGACGTAAACCCGGTGCTCGTGGCCGGTGACGGCACTGTCACCAAGGGCAGGTACCTTGGCCACAAGGTGCACAACGGCGGCTACACCGTTCTCGAGCTGGCCTCGGGGGAGGCGGCACTCGAGTGGGCCGCGAAGATCGCCGTCGCCTGCCGCTGCTCGCAAGAGGTCCGGCAGTTCCAGTACGACCCGGCCAGCTGA
- a CDS encoding GNAT family N-acetyltransferase, with amino-acid sequence MHDPRVRPLLDELAVEYDSRYGDLFGRGAAADELNRYPASEFKGPGGALLVVQENGESIAGGAFRRYNNETAEFKRIWTHSAHRRRGLARFVLAELEAMTARRGYRRVFLTTGPRQPEAKHLYLTSGYEPQFDLDQDPEIIRSLAFTKNLPAAPLS; translated from the coding sequence ATGCACGATCCGCGGGTCCGCCCGCTGCTCGATGAGCTGGCCGTGGAATACGACTCCCGCTACGGCGACCTCTTTGGCCGCGGAGCCGCGGCAGACGAACTCAACCGCTACCCGGCGTCGGAATTCAAGGGACCGGGCGGCGCGCTCCTGGTGGTCCAGGAAAACGGCGAGTCTATAGCGGGCGGCGCGTTCCGCCGGTACAACAACGAGACAGCCGAGTTCAAGCGGATCTGGACCCACTCGGCGCACCGCCGCCGCGGCCTGGCCCGTTTCGTCCTGGCGGAGCTGGAGGCCATGACGGCCCGCCGGGGCTACCGGCGCGTCTTCCTGACCACCGGTCCGCGCCAGCCCGAAGCCAAGCACCTGTACCTCACCTCGGGTTACGAGCCGCAGTTCGACCTGGACCAGGATCCGGAGATCATCAGGTCGCTCGCGTTCACCAAGAATCTCCCGGCCGCCCCGCTAAGCTAG